The Methanocaldococcus jannaschii DSM 2661 genome has a segment encoding these proteins:
- a CDS encoding DUF2283 domain-containing protein, whose product MKVKIDYDYENDNLLVYKEGAKSKKTLDLDDILIDFDENGDVVGIEILNASKLFNVDKYDLLKNLIKFEAVGKITKDLITLNIKLYLLRRKKEIIKESVVKGLNTIGLKEGEVVIG is encoded by the coding sequence ATGAAAGTTAAAATAGATTACGATTATGAAAATGATAATTTGTTAGTTTATAAAGAGGGGGCAAAATCTAAAAAAACTTTGGATTTAGATGATATTTTAATCGATTTTGATGAAAATGGTGATGTTGTAGGAATTGAAATTCTTAATGCTTCAAAACTATTTAACGTTGATAAGTATGATTTACTTAAAAATCTTATTAAATTTGAGGCAGTTGGTAAAATTACTAAGGATTTGATAACTTTAAACATAAAACTATATCTATTAAGAAGGAAAAAAGAAATTATTAAAGAATCAGTTGTTAAAGGACTAAATACTATTGGATTAAAAGAGGGAGAGGTTGTAATTGGGTAA
- the hmdC gene encoding 5,10-methenyltetrahydromethanopterin hydrogenase cofactor biosynthesis protein HmdC, whose product MRELIKEAVNSLDSALELRKLIIKKLNEKKLKESDIIEIVDAVDDLSLEEIQKLGSNLRTFPMGCDLVEIAVGPCSSSLTLIQFIENCILTDYMGFPIHICSYAVADIAEKEGLKPIEVLKMVLENVDVPIDIDHFGMYGPMRFPKEITHCYGDCYFKGPPFKGCPRNRIHKRLIEKEKEHADEFEDWIKLASTLCINVVEEQGGEEHAAPLEEMKIVAETAKKYGKGLEGIFHIGDGYDDLITGIKACIDLDVDVFVVEGAPFNRAKNRLKAFAKAIAVSRILVKGGVVATNGAYEDECRVGLRSGLNTILTGFPLNHHGYMCGYSPKTAKRGNFGLRRVMRIIKEEIRAGNVNATFIDKDMVKAIALGNRFLKGNIYPYSIGGFYLGDAHWAAIKESNLCKKLKINKTIDDISAEKVGLIGGRYISWAIAEKAEEVYISDTDSWVEKATIKILNEAGINAYPCNGDDKKVLEADKAYITTFIPNIALKILNKLRDSKVELLI is encoded by the coding sequence ATGAGAGAACTCATTAAAGAGGCAGTTAATAGCTTAGATTCAGCATTAGAGCTAAGAAAACTGATTATAAAAAAACTAAATGAGAAAAAATTAAAAGAAAGCGACATAATTGAGATTGTTGATGCAGTTGATGATTTATCCTTGGAAGAGATTCAAAAATTGGGTAGTAATTTAAGAACATTCCCAATGGGGTGTGATTTGGTTGAGATTGCTGTGGGGCCGTGTTCATCATCATTAACATTAATTCAGTTTATTGAAAATTGTATATTAACCGATTATATGGGATTTCCAATTCATATATGCAGTTATGCGGTAGCAGATATTGCTGAAAAAGAGGGTTTAAAGCCAATAGAAGTTTTAAAAATGGTTTTAGAAAATGTTGATGTGCCAATAGATATAGACCACTTTGGAATGTATGGACCTATGAGGTTTCCAAAGGAGATAACTCACTGTTATGGGGATTGTTACTTTAAAGGACCACCATTTAAAGGTTGTCCAAGAAATAGAATTCATAAGAGATTGATAGAGAAGGAGAAAGAGCATGCAGATGAATTTGAAGATTGGATAAAGTTAGCATCAACCCTCTGTATAAATGTTGTTGAGGAGCAGGGTGGAGAGGAGCATGCAGCTCCGTTAGAAGAGATGAAGATTGTTGCAGAGACAGCTAAAAAGTATGGTAAGGGATTAGAAGGCATTTTCCACATTGGAGATGGATATGATGATTTAATAACTGGAATTAAAGCATGCATTGATTTAGATGTTGATGTGTTTGTTGTTGAAGGTGCTCCATTTAATAGGGCTAAGAATAGGTTGAAGGCTTTTGCTAAGGCTATAGCTGTCTCAAGGATTTTGGTTAAAGGAGGAGTTGTGGCAACAAATGGAGCTTATGAGGATGAATGCAGAGTTGGTTTAAGGAGTGGGCTAAATACAATATTAACTGGCTTTCCATTAAATCATCATGGGTATATGTGCGGCTATAGCCCAAAAACTGCAAAGAGAGGGAATTTTGGATTGAGAAGAGTTATGAGAATAATTAAAGAGGAAATAAGAGCAGGAAATGTCAATGCAACATTTATTGATAAAGATATGGTTAAAGCAATTGCCTTAGGAAATAGGTTTTTGAAAGGGAATATTTACCCTTACAGCATTGGAGGGTTTTATTTAGGAGATGCACACTGGGCGGCTATAAAGGAGAGTAATTTATGCAAAAAATTGAAGATAAATAAAACTATTGATGATATTTCAGCTGAAAAGGTTGGATTGATTGGGGGGAGATATATAAGTTGGGCAATTGCTGAAAAAGCAGAGGAGGTTTATATTTCAGATACTGATAGTTGGGTGGAGAAAGCCACTATCAAAATTTTAAATGAGGCAGGAATCAATGCTTATCCATGCAATGGAGATGATAAGAAGGTATTAGAGGCAGATAAAGCATATATAACAACCTTTATCCCAAATATTGCCTTGAAGATATTAAATAAGCTTAGAGATAGTAAGGTTGAGCTTTTGATTTAA
- a CDS encoding ABC transporter ATP-binding protein translates to MIKLKNVTKTYKMGEEIIYALKNVNLNIKEGEFVSIMGPSGSGKSTMLNIIGCLDKPTEGEVYIDNIKTNDLDDDELTKIRRDKIGFVFQQFNLIPLLTALENVELPLIFKYRGAMSGEERRKRALECLKMAELEERFANHKPNQLSGGQQQRVAIARALANNPPIILADEPTGALDSKTGEKIMQLLKKLNEEDGKTVVVVTHDINVARFGERIIYLKDGEVEREEKLRGFDDR, encoded by the coding sequence ATGATTAAACTCAAAAATGTAACAAAAACATACAAAATGGGAGAAGAAATTATTTATGCTCTAAAAAATGTAAATCTGAATATAAAAGAGGGAGAGTTTGTTTCGATTATGGGTCCTTCTGGCAGTGGAAAATCAACAATGTTAAATATTATTGGCTGTTTAGACAAACCAACAGAGGGAGAGGTTTATATTGATAATATAAAGACCAATGACTTAGATGATGATGAATTAACAAAAATTAGAAGAGATAAAATTGGTTTTGTCTTTCAGCAATTCAACTTAATTCCTTTATTAACTGCCTTAGAAAATGTTGAACTTCCACTGATTTTTAAATATAGGGGAGCAATGAGCGGAGAAGAGAGGAGGAAGAGAGCTTTAGAATGCTTAAAGATGGCAGAGTTGGAGGAGAGATTTGCCAATCACAAACCAAATCAGTTGAGTGGAGGGCAACAACAGAGAGTTGCTATAGCGAGGGCTTTGGCAAACAACCCACCAATTATATTGGCGGATGAGCCAACTGGAGCATTAGATAGCAAAACAGGAGAAAAGATAATGCAATTATTAAAAAAATTAAATGAAGAGGATGGAAAAACCGTTGTTGTTGTTACCCATGATATAAATGTTGCGAGATTTGGAGAGAGAATAATTTATTTAAAAGATGGAGAGGTTGAGAGGGAAGAAAAATTGAGGGGATTTGATGATAGATAA
- the hmd gene encoding 5,10-methenyltetrahydromethanopterin hydrogenase → MKIAILGAGCYRTHAAAGITNFMRACEVAKEVGKPEIALTHSSITYGAELLHLVPDVKEVIVSDPCFAEEPGLVVIDEFDPKEVMEAHLSGNPESIMPKIREVVKAKAKELPKPPKACIHLVHPEDVGLKVTSDDREAVEGADIVITWLPKGNKQPDIIKKFADAIPEGAIVTHACTIPTTKFAKIFKDLGREDLNITSYHPGCVPEMKGQVYIAEGYASEEAVNKLYEIGKIARGKAFKMPANLIGPVCDMCSAVTATVYAGLLAYRDAVTKILGAPADFAQMMADEALTQIHNLMKEKGIANMEEALDPAALLGTADSMCFGPLAEILPTALKVLEKHKVVEEEGKTKCEIMSQKE, encoded by the coding sequence ATGAAAATAGCAATCTTAGGAGCTGGATGTTACAGAACCCACGCAGCAGCAGGAATAACCAATTTTATGAGAGCTTGTGAAGTTGCTAAAGAAGTAGGAAAACCAGAAATTGCTTTAACACACTCTTCTATAACCTATGGAGCTGAGCTTTTACACTTAGTTCCTGATGTTAAAGAAGTTATTGTTTCAGACCCATGCTTTGCTGAAGAACCAGGATTAGTTGTTATTGATGAATTTGACCCAAAAGAAGTCATGGAAGCTCACTTATCTGGAAACCCAGAGAGCATAATGCCAAAGATTAGAGAAGTTGTTAAGGCAAAGGCAAAAGAGTTGCCAAAACCACCAAAGGCATGTATCCACTTAGTCCATCCAGAGGATGTTGGTTTAAAAGTAACATCAGATGATAGAGAGGCAGTTGAGGGAGCAGATATTGTAATTACATGGTTACCAAAAGGAAACAAACAGCCAGACATTATTAAGAAATTTGCAGATGCAATTCCAGAAGGAGCTATTGTAACCCACGCATGTACAATCCCAACAACAAAGTTTGCTAAAATCTTTAAAGACTTGGGAAGAGAGGATTTAAACATCACCTCATACCACCCCGGATGTGTTCCAGAGATGAAGGGACAAGTTTATATCGCAGAAGGTTATGCAAGTGAAGAGGCAGTTAATAAATTATATGAAATAGGTAAAATTGCAAGAGGAAAAGCATTTAAAATGCCAGCTAACTTGATTGGTCCTGTCTGTGATATGTGTTCAGCAGTTACAGCAACAGTTTATGCTGGTTTATTAGCATACAGAGATGCAGTTACAAAGATCTTAGGAGCTCCAGCTGACTTCGCTCAGATGATGGCTGATGAAGCTTTAACACAAATTCACAACTTAATGAAGGAGAAGGGAATAGCAAACATGGAGGAGGCGTTAGACCCAGCTGCTTTATTGGGAACCGCTGATAGTATGTGCTTTGGTCCATTGGCAGAGATCTTACCAACTGCTTTAAAGGTCTTAGAAAAACACAAAGTAGTTGAAGAAGAAGGAAAAACAAAATGTGAAATAATGTCTCAAAAGGAATAA
- the argH gene encoding argininosuccinate lyase gives MNILRRGRLGNSIKEDVAKYTTSLSFDKEIFEADILCDIAHVIMLYEQGIIKKEDAKKIIEGLKEIYKKGMENLNLDPSLDDIHMVIESELIKKLGEDVAGRMHTGRSRNDEVATDLRIALREKVLIIAKSLIKMLKDILELAEKHKETLIVGYTHLQHAQPVTFAHHLLSYVSAIERDILRLLDAYKRINISPLGCGAMATTGFKINRERTKELLGFDALIENSMDGVSARDFILETMADLAILGTNLSKICEELILFSTYEFGTIEIANEFCSTSSIMPQKKNPDVAEIARAKLSKLNGNLVTALTILKALPNTYNRDLQEISPHLWDSVYTTIDTIKMVHGMLKTIKINKERMEELAKANYSTATELADTLVRETGIPFRTAHGIVGEVVRRSIEEKKDMIEVIYEVLEKYNLKVDEEKIKKALDPYENVKMRDVIGGPAPEEVEKRIKVFRERLDRYEKEVDEKLQKINKVKEILLSYEI, from the coding sequence ATGAACATCTTAAGGAGAGGAAGATTAGGAAATTCAATAAAAGAAGATGTAGCAAAATACACAACAAGCTTAAGCTTTGATAAGGAGATTTTTGAAGCGGATATCTTATGCGACATAGCTCACGTAATAATGCTCTATGAACAAGGTATAATAAAAAAGGAAGACGCAAAAAAGATTATTGAAGGGTTAAAAGAGATTTATAAAAAAGGAATGGAAAATCTCAACTTAGACCCTTCCTTGGATGATATACACATGGTCATTGAAAGTGAGCTAATTAAAAAACTTGGTGAAGATGTAGCAGGAAGAATGCACACTGGAAGAAGTAGAAATGATGAAGTAGCAACAGATTTAAGAATTGCATTAAGAGAGAAGGTCTTAATAATAGCTAAATCTTTAATTAAGATGTTAAAAGATATTTTAGAATTAGCTGAGAAACATAAAGAGACATTAATCGTTGGATATACACATTTACAGCATGCTCAGCCAGTAACTTTTGCTCATCATTTGCTTAGCTACGTTTCAGCAATTGAAAGAGATATTTTAAGATTGTTAGATGCTTACAAAAGAATAAATATTTCTCCATTAGGTTGTGGAGCAATGGCAACAACTGGATTTAAGATAAACAGGGAGAGAACTAAAGAATTATTGGGCTTTGATGCTTTGATAGAGAATTCAATGGATGGTGTTTCAGCAAGGGACTTTATATTAGAGACAATGGCTGACTTAGCAATATTAGGAACAAACTTATCAAAAATCTGTGAAGAATTGATTTTATTCTCAACCTATGAATTTGGAACTATTGAGATTGCTAATGAGTTCTGCTCAACATCTTCAATAATGCCTCAAAAGAAAAACCCTGATGTGGCGGAGATAGCGAGAGCTAAGCTATCCAAATTAAATGGAAATTTGGTTACTGCATTAACAATATTAAAAGCTCTACCAAATACTTATAATAGAGATTTACAGGAAATAAGCCCACATTTATGGGATAGCGTTTATACAACAATAGACACAATAAAAATGGTTCATGGAATGCTAAAAACAATAAAAATTAATAAAGAGAGAATGGAAGAATTAGCTAAAGCAAACTACTCAACTGCAACAGAATTGGCAGATACTTTGGTTAGAGAGACAGGAATTCCATTTAGAACAGCACATGGCATTGTTGGAGAAGTTGTTAGAAGAAGTATAGAAGAAAAAAAGGATATGATTGAAGTTATCTATGAAGTTTTAGAAAAATACAATTTGAAAGTTGATGAGGAGAAGATAAAAAAGGCATTAGACCCTTATGAGAATGTTAAGATGAGAGATGTTATAGGGGGCCCTGCTCCAGAAGAAGTTGAAAAAAGGATAAAGGTATTTAGGGAGAGATTAGACAGATATGAAAAAGAGGTTGATGAGAAATTGCAGAAGATAAATAAAGTTAAGGAGATACTTTTATCCTATGAAATTTAA
- a CDS encoding cyclase family protein, translating into MEILDLTQTLINFPYPGDPELRIIEKKIDGFIVSEIIMGSHLCTHIDYPKHVGLENRIPFKDGIIKGKGYCISLDDFERNKLPACDILLIYTGFSKYWGRDEYFEKIPEIPFLDDIIKSNIKCVGIDACTIGGFEEHKRLLSNNILIIENLNENLKNLVGKSFYFLGLPLKIFDIDASPIRCIAIL; encoded by the coding sequence ATGGAAATCTTAGATTTAACTCAAACTCTAATCAATTTTCCGTATCCTGGAGACCCAGAACTGAGAATTATTGAGAAAAAGATAGATGGGTTTATAGTATCAGAAATAATCATGGGTTCTCATCTCTGCACACACATAGATTATCCAAAACATGTTGGATTGGAAAATAGGATTCCATTTAAAGATGGAATTATTAAGGGAAAAGGGTATTGCATATCTTTAGATGATTTTGAAAGAAATAAATTACCCGCATGTGACATTTTGTTAATCTATACCGGATTTTCAAAATATTGGGGTAGAGATGAATATTTTGAGAAAATTCCAGAAATACCATTTTTAGATGATATTATTAAAAGCAACATAAAATGTGTTGGTATAGATGCTTGCACAATTGGTGGATTTGAGGAGCATAAAAGGCTCTTATCCAATAATATTTTAATTATTGAAAATCTAAATGAAAATCTGAAGAATTTAGTTGGTAAGAGTTTTTATTTTTTAGGACTACCTTTGAAGATATTTGACATTGATGCCTCACCTATCAGATGTATCGCTATTTTATAG
- a CDS encoding Yip1 family protein produces the protein MNLIEALTNPDTFFKKLSQKEISLKEPFLIVLIFSILIAISAYISTSIIYKIFPPQYQQVLAFTKIIALISTFIGGIVAWLIIAGFMHLISMIFKGEGSFKKTLSFTGYGFLPNIVGALITIPIAYYMREISQQEMRL, from the coding sequence ATGAATTTAATAGAAGCTTTAACAAATCCAGACACTTTCTTCAAAAAACTCTCTCAAAAAGAAATCTCTCTAAAAGAACCATTTTTAATTGTTTTAATCTTTTCCATATTGATAGCAATTTCTGCCTACATATCAACTTCAATTATATACAAAATCTTTCCTCCACAGTATCAGCAAGTATTGGCATTTACCAAGATTATTGCGTTAATATCCACATTTATTGGTGGAATTGTTGCATGGTTAATTATAGCTGGATTTATGCATCTCATTTCAATGATATTCAAAGGAGAAGGAAGCTTTAAGAAAACATTATCCTTTACTGGCTATGGATTCCTTCCAAATATAGTTGGAGCTTTAATAACAATACCTATTGCCTATTATATGCGAGAAATCTCACAACAAGAAATGCGTTTATAA
- a CDS encoding stage II sporulation protein M: protein MKIPIILTLMLFSLGFIFGFISINNLSKINDKDLSNYIPNIQFNFPSILTNNLKVIFLMLAGSITFGLSTFINLIFNGFNVGVLIGSISLTNEPLKLITALILPHGIFEISAMLISAVAGFKIPYKVTLYLLDKKEKPLTEEDIKDFLKLSLISIILIVIAAFIEVYITPKIATYLLT, encoded by the coding sequence ATGAAAATACCAATAATCTTAACTCTAATGCTCTTCTCATTGGGTTTTATTTTTGGATTTATCTCAATAAACAACTTATCAAAAATTAACGATAAGGATTTATCCAACTATATACCCAATATACAGTTTAACTTTCCTTCAATATTAACAAACAACTTAAAAGTTATCTTCCTAATGTTGGCTGGTTCTATAACTTTTGGATTATCTACTTTTATAAATCTAATATTCAACGGTTTTAATGTTGGTGTCTTAATTGGTTCTATTTCCCTAACTAACGAACCGTTAAAATTAATAACCGCTTTAATTCTTCCACACGGAATATTCGAAATCTCAGCAATGTTAATATCAGCAGTAGCAGGTTTTAAAATTCCTTACAAAGTAACTCTCTACTTATTAGATAAAAAAGAAAAACCACTTACAGAAGAAGATATTAAGGACTTTTTAAAATTATCTCTAATTTCAATAATTCTAATCGTTATAGCCGCTTTTATTGAAGTTTATATCACTCCAAAGATAGCCACTTATCTACTAACGTAA
- a CDS encoding COG1361 S-layer family protein, with translation MKRLKNLFIIFIFLFLLSQVSAYITFKNIDYNAQYLEPSKTYDLYITIESDKEINNTVVYIEPTNQISKENIEIIRGKQWIGHLFPYEYGVAHLIIKINPNAPNYDYKITGYCNYTKGNQQYSENRIFTLPVRGKANLVIETTNNILKVGNNQILLLLTNKGTGTAENIKIEFQNSNNLMVLGDNTFTISALGSKTSTYIPLTIFAKKEGVYSINYKISYKNPYNLLELTQKSETIEGDSKTETLTYQNKNIVEETGILTFNVFPNELISINIKNPTITVGKIENLTISIKNNYKDSLFVVQISKYFIGNNQKSIFIKKGETKNLTFQIKVDKEGVTSIPIVIYFDNNQIEKNLTINVVGKADLVLSGIDIESSFNEIKITGDIDNIGTGKAKSVLISIEKTKNIIPKKPYENYFVGTLNPDDYGSFELHCQINGNVNEIPLKISYRDEDNNLITIYKTVKISKEVVSLKTNNNGGINYLVVGIAILFCVGVVYLIYRGFVKKK, from the coding sequence ATGAAGAGATTAAAAAACTTATTTATCATCTTTATCTTCCTATTTCTTTTATCTCAGGTTTCTGCCTATATAACCTTCAAAAATATTGATTATAACGCTCAATACTTGGAGCCATCTAAAACCTATGATTTATATATAACAATAGAATCAGACAAAGAAATCAATAATACAGTTGTATATATAGAACCAACAAATCAAATATCCAAAGAAAACATAGAGATTATTAGAGGAAAGCAATGGATTGGACATCTTTTTCCTTATGAGTATGGTGTAGCTCACTTAATAATAAAAATAAATCCTAATGCACCAAATTATGATTATAAGATAACAGGTTATTGCAACTATACAAAAGGTAATCAGCAATATTCTGAAAATAGAATTTTTACCCTTCCAGTGAGAGGAAAGGCAAACTTAGTTATAGAAACCACTAATAATATACTAAAAGTTGGTAATAATCAAATTCTCTTACTATTGACAAATAAAGGAACAGGAACTGCTGAAAATATAAAAATAGAATTTCAAAACTCGAATAATTTAATGGTTTTAGGAGATAATACTTTCACAATATCTGCCTTGGGTTCAAAGACATCTACATACATTCCACTAACTATCTTTGCCAAAAAAGAAGGAGTTTATTCTATAAATTACAAAATATCTTACAAGAACCCTTATAATTTGTTGGAATTAACCCAAAAATCAGAGACAATAGAAGGGGACTCAAAAACAGAGACCTTAACGTATCAAAATAAAAACATAGTTGAAGAAACTGGAATTTTAACCTTCAATGTATTCCCAAATGAGTTAATTTCAATAAATATAAAAAACCCAACTATTACAGTTGGAAAGATAGAAAATCTAACAATTTCAATAAAAAATAATTATAAAGATTCTTTATTTGTTGTTCAAATAAGTAAATACTTTATTGGAAATAACCAAAAATCTATATTCATCAAAAAAGGAGAGACAAAAAATCTAACTTTCCAAATAAAAGTAGATAAAGAGGGAGTTACTTCAATTCCTATAGTTATATATTTCGATAACAATCAGATTGAGAAAAATCTAACAATAAATGTTGTAGGAAAGGCAGATTTGGTTTTAAGTGGGATTGATATAGAAAGTTCATTTAACGAAATAAAGATAACTGGAGATATTGACAACATTGGAACTGGAAAGGCAAAGAGCGTCTTAATCTCAATAGAAAAAACAAAAAACATCATTCCAAAAAAGCCGTATGAAAACTACTTCGTTGGAACATTAAATCCAGATGATTATGGTAGTTTTGAACTGCACTGCCAAATTAATGGAAATGTAAATGAAATTCCACTTAAAATAAGCTATAGAGATGAAGATAACAACCTAATAACCATATATAAAACAGTAAAAATCAGTAAAGAAGTGGTTTCCTTAAAGACTAATAATAATGGAGGAATTAATTATTTAGTTGTTGGAATAGCTATATTGTTCTGTGTTGGAGTAGTTTATTTAATTTATAGGGGATTCGTAAAGAAAAAGTGA
- a CDS encoding metal-dependent hydrolase, giving the protein MNWKGHTILGIIFGLPFISSPEQIFLALAGALYPDLDHDVKEDIVKRGLLISGGIVFINILLYFFDKHLFNVDLFILGVLILLIYLIPYFSDHRGLTHTFWSLLFVSSILGYLAYKLSFISSVFAGLISLLMVTNEVLLGRVMIFAVFAWAVLDILNPNINVNGALYYILPVVFGYLSHLVGDTMTPAGVRAFYPLSNYKLRKKEGYILVAIWALMAVYVWKYMILSLL; this is encoded by the coding sequence ATGAATTGGAAGGGACATACAATCTTAGGAATTATCTTTGGATTGCCTTTTATCTCCTCACCAGAACAGATATTTTTAGCTTTAGCTGGAGCCTTGTATCCAGATTTAGACCATGATGTTAAGGAGGATATTGTTAAAAGAGGGCTTTTAATATCTGGAGGGATTGTTTTTATAAATATTTTACTGTATTTTTTTGATAAACATCTATTTAATGTTGATTTATTTATTTTGGGGGTTTTAATTCTTCTAATATACTTAATTCCATATTTTTCAGATCATAGAGGTTTAACACATACATTTTGGTCTCTGTTATTTGTATCCTCTATTTTGGGATATTTAGCTTACAAACTCTCATTTATCTCATCAGTTTTTGCTGGACTGATATCTCTATTAATGGTTACCAATGAGGTTTTACTTGGTAGAGTTATGATTTTTGCTGTGTTTGCATGGGCTGTTTTGGATATTTTAAATCCAAATATAAATGTTAATGGAGCTTTATACTATATACTACCAGTTGTTTTTGGATATTTATCTCATTTAGTTGGAGATACAATGACACCAGCTGGGGTTAGGGCTTTTTATCCACTATCTAACTATAAATTAAGAAAAAAAGAAGGGTATATTTTAGTGGCAATATGGGCTTTAATGGCAGTTTATGTTTGGAAATATATGATTTTATCATTACTTTGA
- the hmdB gene encoding 5,10-methenyltetrahydromethanopterin hydrogenase cofactor biosynthesis protein HmdB — MVFGKIEEEFKEFLESRRKYNEFIKNGLIDEDEALKLFKIDNWRDYLKLFDIASRVRDYFKKKIEITSTIHITNICHVNPKCLYCGFAAGTSKEGYYEPFRLTDEEIKKSAIAIEESGIKRVSCSSAHGYQGKEVIRALKIVKKYTNLEVLVNAGADLTEESIKELKKYGIDTICCNLETINENLFKKVKPGEELEDRIRVCKLVNKYDIELSTGLLIGIGESYEDRVEHLFYLKNELNVGEIPIMGFNPYKGTPMENHPKCSALEQAKTIAITRLIFPNIRITSPTPTIGAELVQFALFGGASNVATVIPKNHPMNVKGVGNPKTGNLEEVVKMIMDLGLKPKLDWRRYENYLKIYGK, encoded by the coding sequence ATGGTATTTGGAAAAATTGAAGAAGAGTTTAAAGAATTTTTAGAAAGTAGAAGAAAATATAACGAATTTATAAAAAATGGGCTTATAGATGAAGATGAGGCATTAAAATTATTTAAAATAGACAATTGGAGAGATTATTTAAAGCTATTTGACATTGCCTCAAGGGTTAGGGATTATTTTAAGAAGAAGATTGAGATCACATCAACAATTCACATAACCAACATCTGCCATGTGAATCCTAAATGCTTATATTGCGGTTTTGCTGCCGGAACTTCAAAAGAGGGCTATTATGAGCCGTTTAGATTAACAGATGAGGAGATAAAAAAATCAGCAATAGCCATTGAAGAGAGTGGGATAAAAAGAGTTAGTTGCTCTTCTGCACATGGTTATCAAGGAAAAGAAGTAATAAGAGCTTTAAAGATAGTTAAAAAATACACAAACTTGGAAGTTTTAGTTAATGCAGGGGCTGATTTAACAGAGGAATCTATTAAAGAACTTAAAAAATATGGAATTGATACAATATGTTGTAATTTAGAAACAATAAATGAGAATCTTTTTAAAAAGGTTAAGCCGGGAGAGGAGTTGGAAGATAGAATAAGGGTTTGTAAATTAGTTAATAAATATGATATTGAGTTATCTACTGGCTTATTGATTGGTATTGGGGAGAGTTATGAGGATAGAGTAGAGCATTTATTTTATTTAAAAAATGAGTTAAATGTTGGGGAAATTCCAATAATGGGTTTCAACCCTTACAAAGGAACTCCTATGGAGAATCATCCAAAATGTTCTGCTTTGGAGCAGGCAAAGACGATAGCTATAACAAGGCTGATATTTCCAAATATAAGGATTACATCACCAACACCAACTATAGGGGCTGAGTTGGTGCAGTTTGCATTATTTGGAGGGGCGAGTAATGTAGCAACGGTTATTCCTAAAAATCATCCAATGAACGTAAAGGGAGTTGGAAATCCAAAAACTGGGAATTTGGAGGAAGTTGTTAAGATGATTATGGATTTGGGATTAAAGCCAAAGTTGGATTGGAGAAGGTATGAGAATTATTTGAAGATTTATGGAAAATAA
- a CDS encoding Gar1/Naf1 family protein, protein MKVEILHKTPKGFLIARGKREIKIGSVVIFKNKKIGKVVDIFGPVAKPYIKILPINKDIEVSGTAYIKNDKSKYKNTEKKN, encoded by the coding sequence TTGAAAGTAGAGATACTTCACAAAACGCCAAAGGGTTTCTTAATAGCCAGAGGAAAGAGAGAGATAAAGATTGGTTCAGTAGTTATTTTTAAGAACAAAAAGATTGGTAAGGTAGTTGATATTTTTGGCCCAGTTGCTAAGCCCTATATAAAAATACTCCCTATTAACAAAGATATAGAAGTTTCTGGAACTGCATATATAAAAAACGATAAATCTAAATATAAAAATACTGAGAAGAAAAATTAA